From Cellulomonas fimi ATCC 484, a single genomic window includes:
- a CDS encoding MFS transporter: MPAPDPTTADAAAPIRHASLAVLVVFVLNGFNFATWASRLPAIRDGLDFTPEKMGLMLLVGAVGSLVALPLSGMVVERLGARRTVLGFAVLNAFGLSLAAVGVAVGQVLVVGVGMVLYGIGTGVWDAAMNLEGAAVEQRLGRTVMPRYHAGFSFGTVGAAGLSAAMAALHVPVVVHVPVAVTASVVVVAFAVRRFLPEGPHHPHSAGESHAPRGARGALAAWLEPRTLLIGLVVLAAALTEGSANDWVSLAVVDGFETGHAVGALAFGVFVAAMTAMRWFGTALLDRYGRVAVLRLCAVLAIVGLLAFGLAPTLWLALLGVVAWGAGAALGFPVGMSAASDDPLRAAQRVSVVSTIGYSAFLAGPPLLGLLAQHVGYRNALLVILVPVVLGLLVVNAAAPLPAPGAAADEPAPAGRPDAAV, translated from the coding sequence ATGCCCGCACCCGACCCCACCACCGCCGACGCCGCCGCACCGATCCGGCACGCGTCGCTCGCGGTCCTCGTCGTCTTCGTCCTCAACGGGTTCAACTTCGCGACGTGGGCGTCCCGCCTGCCCGCGATCCGCGACGGGCTCGACTTCACGCCCGAGAAGATGGGCCTCATGCTGCTCGTCGGGGCGGTGGGCTCGCTCGTCGCGCTGCCGCTGTCGGGCATGGTCGTCGAGCGCCTCGGTGCCCGGCGCACCGTCCTCGGGTTCGCGGTGCTCAACGCGTTCGGCCTCTCCCTCGCGGCCGTCGGCGTCGCCGTCGGGCAGGTGCTCGTCGTCGGCGTCGGCATGGTCCTGTACGGGATCGGCACCGGCGTGTGGGACGCCGCGATGAACCTCGAGGGCGCCGCCGTCGAGCAGCGCCTGGGCCGGACCGTCATGCCGCGCTACCACGCGGGCTTCTCGTTCGGCACCGTCGGCGCGGCCGGGCTGTCCGCGGCCATGGCGGCGCTCCACGTCCCCGTCGTCGTGCACGTGCCGGTCGCGGTCACGGCGTCGGTCGTCGTGGTCGCGTTCGCCGTCCGCCGCTTCCTGCCCGAGGGCCCCCACCACCCGCACAGCGCGGGGGAGTCGCACGCGCCGCGCGGTGCGCGCGGAGCCCTCGCCGCATGGCTCGAGCCGCGCACGCTGCTCATCGGGCTCGTCGTGCTCGCCGCGGCGCTCACCGAGGGGTCCGCGAACGACTGGGTGAGCCTCGCCGTCGTCGACGGGTTCGAGACCGGGCACGCCGTGGGCGCGCTCGCGTTCGGCGTGTTCGTCGCCGCGATGACCGCCATGCGCTGGTTCGGCACCGCGCTGCTCGACCGGTACGGACGCGTCGCGGTGCTGCGGCTCTGCGCCGTCCTCGCGATCGTCGGCCTGCTGGCGTTCGGCCTCGCGCCGACCCTGTGGCTCGCGCTGCTCGGCGTCGTCGCGTGGGGAGCCGGCGCGGCCCTCGGGTTCCCGGTCGGGATGAGCGCCGCCTCCGACGACCCGCTGCGTGCGGCCCAGCGGGTGAGCGTCGTCTCGACCATCGGCTACAGCGCCTTCCTCGCGGGCCCGCCGCTGCTCGGCCTGCTCGCGCAGCACGTCGGCTACCGCAACGCCCTGCTCGTCATCCTCGTGCCGGTCGTCCTGGGTCTGCTCGTCGTCAACGCCGCGGCGCCGCTGCCCGCGCCCGGCGCGGCGGCCGACGAGCCGGCGCCCGCCGGTCGCCCCGACGCCGCGGTCTAG
- a CDS encoding amino acid ABC transporter ATP-binding protein has translation MTATGHPPAAGAPLLRVRGLRKSFGGHVVLDDLSLDVDAHRVVVLIGASGSGKSTLLRCVDLLEDVDDGVIELEGQDITDPRLDANAVRARIGMVFQSYNLFPHLRVLDNVTLAPRLVHRTSRAQAEADALAVLDRVGLADKARAFPDELSGGQQQRVAIARALVGRPAVMLLDEVTSALDPELVGEVLDLLVELKDTGLTMVVATHEMGFAREVADEVCFLHAGRVHERGPAAQVLGDPQQERTREFLRRLHA, from the coding sequence ATGACCGCCACCGGGCACCCGCCGGCGGCCGGCGCCCCGCTGCTGCGGGTCCGCGGGCTGCGCAAGTCGTTCGGCGGGCACGTCGTCCTCGACGACCTGTCGCTCGACGTCGACGCCCACCGCGTCGTCGTGCTCATCGGCGCGTCGGGCTCCGGCAAGTCCACGCTGCTGCGGTGCGTCGACCTGCTGGAGGACGTCGACGACGGCGTCATCGAGCTCGAGGGGCAGGACATCACCGACCCGCGCCTCGACGCCAACGCCGTGCGCGCGCGCATCGGCATGGTGTTCCAGTCGTACAACCTCTTCCCGCACCTGCGCGTGCTCGACAACGTGACGCTCGCGCCCCGGCTCGTGCACCGCACGTCCCGTGCGCAGGCCGAGGCGGACGCGCTCGCCGTCCTCGACCGCGTCGGGCTCGCCGACAAGGCGCGCGCCTTCCCCGACGAGCTGTCGGGCGGCCAGCAGCAGCGCGTCGCCATCGCGCGGGCCCTCGTCGGCCGGCCGGCCGTGATGCTCCTCGACGAGGTCACGAGCGCGCTCGACCCGGAGCTGGTCGGCGAGGTCCTCGACCTGCTCGTCGAGCTCAAGGACACGGGCCTGACGATGGTCGTCGCGACGCACGAGATGGGGTTCGCGCGCGAGGTCGCCGACGAGGTCTGCTTCCTGCACGCCGGGCGCGTGCACGAGCGCGGGCCCGCGGCGCAGGTCCTGGGCGACCCGCAGCAGGAGCGGACCCGGGAGTTCCTGCGGCGGCTGCACGCCTGA
- a CDS encoding MaoC family dehydratase N-terminal domain-containing protein has product MPVDTGYAGREYAPNAPYEVGREKLREFADAVGATHPAHTDPEAARALGYPDVVAPPTFAVVVAQRAEAQLFQDPAAGIDFSRVVHADERFVHHRPVHAGDRLVTVLHVDAIVERAGLAMITTRAEIAAEDGEPVATVVSTLAVRGEDA; this is encoded by the coding sequence ATGCCGGTCGACACGGGGTACGCGGGGCGCGAGTACGCGCCGAACGCGCCCTACGAGGTGGGACGCGAGAAGCTGCGTGAGTTCGCGGACGCGGTCGGCGCGACGCACCCGGCGCACACCGACCCGGAGGCCGCCCGGGCCCTCGGGTACCCCGACGTCGTCGCACCGCCGACGTTCGCCGTGGTGGTGGCGCAGCGCGCGGAGGCGCAGCTGTTCCAGGACCCCGCTGCGGGCATCGACTTCTCGCGTGTCGTGCACGCCGACGAGCGCTTCGTGCACCACCGGCCCGTGCACGCGGGCGACCGCCTCGTCACGGTCCTGCACGTCGACGCGATCGTCGAGCGCGCCGGCCTCGCGATGATCACCACGCGCGCGGAGATCGCGGCGGAGGACGGCGAGCCCGTCGCCACCGTCGTCTCGACGCTCGCCGTCCGGGGGGAGGACGCATGA
- a CDS encoding ABC transporter substrate-binding protein: MRPARWTVLTAVVTALALTACAPVDEEASADATASDGGLATVTEGVLTIATSDPAYEPWVVGGDPANGEGFESAVAYAVAEELGFSADQVEWTVASFDQIIAPGAKDFDFAVNQVSISDERRANLDFSSPYYETTQAVVTLEGSPAADATSLADLQGLRIGAMVGTTSLTAAQKSIAPTSPVSPFNDNDQVKQALTSGLVDAIVVDLPTALYITAAELDGGVLVGQLPDSAGGDEFGLVLDLGSPLTDDVTAAVDALREDGTLAELEAQWLTDAAGAPVLK; this comes from the coding sequence ATGCGCCCTGCCCGTTGGACCGTCCTGACCGCCGTCGTCACCGCCCTGGCGCTCACGGCCTGTGCGCCCGTCGACGAGGAGGCCTCCGCCGACGCGACGGCGTCCGACGGCGGGCTCGCGACGGTCACGGAGGGCGTGCTGACGATCGCCACGTCCGACCCCGCGTACGAGCCGTGGGTCGTCGGCGGGGACCCCGCGAACGGCGAGGGCTTCGAGTCCGCGGTGGCGTACGCCGTCGCCGAGGAGCTCGGGTTCTCCGCCGACCAGGTCGAGTGGACCGTGGCGAGCTTCGACCAGATCATCGCCCCCGGCGCGAAGGACTTCGACTTCGCCGTCAACCAGGTGTCCATCAGCGACGAGCGCCGCGCGAACCTCGACTTCTCCTCGCCGTACTACGAGACGACACAGGCCGTCGTGACGCTCGAGGGGTCGCCCGCGGCCGACGCGACGAGCCTGGCGGACCTGCAGGGGCTGCGGATCGGGGCGATGGTCGGCACGACGAGCCTCACGGCCGCGCAAAAGTCGATCGCGCCGACCAGCCCGGTGTCGCCGTTCAACGACAACGACCAGGTCAAGCAGGCGCTGACGTCGGGCCTCGTCGACGCGATCGTCGTGGACCTGCCCACCGCGCTGTACATCACCGCGGCCGAGCTGGACGGCGGCGTGCTCGTCGGGCAGCTCCCCGACAGCGCGGGCGGTGACGAGTTCGGCCTCGTGCTCGACCTCGGCAGCCCGCTCACGGACGACGTGACCGCCGCGGTCGACGCGCTGCGCGAGGACGGCACGCTCGCCGAGCTCGAGGCGCAGTGGCTCACGGACGCCGCGGGCGCGCCCGTCCTGAAGTGA
- the htpX gene encoding zinc metalloprotease HtpX produces MHQHFNGVKTAALFGVLWAVLLGIGWLVGGGSARVLLIFAGLGVVMTAYSYWNSDKIAIRAMRARPVSELEQPAMYRIVRELSTQARQPMPRLYVSPTAAPNAFATGRNPQNAAVCCTEGILHLLDERELRGVLGHELMHVYNRDILTSSVAAAVAGVITSLAQMALIFGGGSDRDRGGNPIAGLVLALLAPLAATLIQLAISRTREYDADEDGARLTGDPLALASALRKLERGTKARPLPQERELVDVSHLMIANPFSGQGLARMFATHPPMAERIARLEAQAGTGGGLTRY; encoded by the coding sequence ATGCACCAGCACTTCAACGGGGTGAAGACCGCCGCGCTGTTCGGCGTGCTGTGGGCGGTGCTCCTCGGCATCGGCTGGCTCGTCGGCGGCGGATCGGCGCGCGTGCTGCTGATCTTCGCGGGCCTCGGCGTGGTCATGACGGCGTACTCGTACTGGAACTCCGACAAGATCGCGATCCGCGCGATGCGTGCGCGACCCGTGAGCGAGCTCGAGCAGCCGGCGATGTACCGGATCGTGCGCGAGCTCTCGACCCAGGCGCGCCAGCCCATGCCGCGCCTGTACGTCTCGCCGACGGCCGCCCCGAACGCCTTCGCGACGGGCCGCAACCCGCAGAACGCGGCCGTGTGCTGCACCGAGGGGATCCTGCACCTGCTCGACGAGCGCGAGCTGCGCGGCGTCCTGGGCCACGAGCTCATGCACGTCTACAACCGCGACATCCTCACGTCGTCGGTCGCGGCGGCCGTCGCGGGCGTCATCACGTCGCTCGCGCAGATGGCCCTGATCTTCGGCGGCGGCTCCGACCGGGACCGCGGCGGCAACCCGATCGCCGGCCTGGTCCTGGCGCTCCTGGCCCCGCTGGCGGCGACGCTCATCCAGCTCGCGATCAGCCGCACCCGGGAGTACGACGCCGACGAGGACGGGGCGCGCCTCACGGGCGACCCGCTGGCGCTCGCGTCGGCCCTGCGCAAGCTGGAGCGGGGGACGAAGGCGCGGCCGCTGCCCCAGGAGCGTGAGCTCGTCGACGTGTCCCACCTCATGATCGCCAACCCGTTCTCCGGCCAGGGCCTGGCGCGGATGTTCGCGACGCACCCGCCGATGGCCGAGCGGATCGCGCGGCTCGAGGCGCAGGCCGGCACCGGCGGAGGACTCACCCGCTACTGA
- a CDS encoding MaoC family dehydratase codes for MTAPVPVLADLAVGQEVARREVTVDRARLVRYAGASGDFNPIHWNDRVATAVGLPGVIAHGMWTMGAASSVVVDWAGDPGAVVDYQVRFTRPVPVPDPGAATVEVVATVGALDVEAGTVRVDLTVTVDGARVLGKAQAIVRVA; via the coding sequence ATGACCGCGCCTGTGCCTGTGCTCGCCGACCTGGCGGTCGGCCAGGAGGTCGCCCGCCGCGAGGTCACCGTCGACCGGGCGCGCCTCGTGCGCTACGCGGGTGCGAGCGGCGACTTCAACCCCATCCACTGGAACGACCGGGTCGCGACCGCGGTGGGCCTGCCGGGCGTCATCGCGCACGGCATGTGGACCATGGGTGCGGCGTCGAGCGTCGTCGTGGACTGGGCGGGCGACCCCGGTGCGGTCGTCGACTACCAGGTGCGCTTCACGCGTCCCGTGCCGGTGCCGGACCCCGGTGCGGCGACGGTCGAGGTCGTCGCGACCGTGGGTGCGCTCGACGTGGAGGCCGGGACGGTGCGGGTCGACCTGACCGTCACGGTCGACGGTGCCCGCGTGCTCGGCAAGGCGCAGGCGATCGTCCGCGTCGCCTGA
- a CDS encoding YajQ family cyclic di-GMP-binding protein yields MASESSFDVVSKVDRQEVDNALNQAAKEIAQRYDFKGVGASISWSGESVLMVANSAERVLAVLDVFQSKLIKRGISLKALDTGDGEPKPSGKEYRLAAAIQEGLSSEVAKKLAKIVRDEGPKGVKTQIQGDELRVSAKSRDDLQAVIALLKGADVDAALQFVNYR; encoded by the coding sequence ATGGCGAGCGAGTCGTCGTTCGACGTCGTCAGCAAGGTCGACCGCCAGGAGGTCGACAACGCGCTCAACCAGGCGGCGAAGGAGATCGCGCAGCGGTACGACTTCAAGGGAGTCGGTGCCTCGATCTCGTGGAGCGGCGAGTCCGTCCTCATGGTGGCGAACTCCGCGGAGCGCGTGCTGGCGGTCCTCGACGTGTTCCAGTCGAAGCTCATCAAGCGCGGCATCTCCCTCAAGGCGCTCGACACCGGCGACGGCGAGCCGAAGCCGTCCGGCAAGGAGTACCGGCTCGCGGCGGCCATCCAGGAGGGGCTGAGCAGCGAGGTCGCCAAGAAGCTCGCGAAGATCGTCCGCGACGAGGGGCCGAAGGGCGTCAAGACGCAGATCCAGGGTGACGAGCTGCGCGTCTCGGCCAAGAGCCGCGACGACCTGCAGGCCGTCATCGCGCTGCTCAAGGGCGCGGACGTCGACGCCGCGCTCCAGTTCGTCAACTACCGCTGA
- a CDS encoding UDP-N-acetylmuramate dehydrogenase: MHRTTTAPTVPTPAAGTGRALADLTTLRVGGPSARYVETTTEAELVDAVRAADDAGEPLLVVGGGSNLLVADAGFDGVVVRDTRSGIEVPDHSACAGVTYTVPSGTPWDHVVEHAVAHRLVGVEALSGIPGSTGATPVQNVGAYGQEVSQTISTVRVWDRGSARVRTLPLVDLRFGYRSSLLKRSMRSTDPADPRAPWSPTPRYVVLDVTFQLRQGTLTRAVEYPELARALGVAVGERAPITDVRAAVLELRARKGMVLDPADHDTWSAGSFFTNPLLDAQAAAALPPDAPRFAAGDGLTKTSAAWLIEHAGFTKGFGGPGPAALSSKHTLALTNRGGARAEDLVVLAREVRDGVRAAFGVELEAEPVLVGVRL; this comes from the coding sequence GTGCACCGGACGACCACCGCCCCCACCGTCCCGACGCCCGCCGCGGGCACGGGCCGCGCCCTCGCCGACCTCACGACCCTGCGCGTGGGCGGCCCCTCCGCCCGCTACGTCGAGACGACGACCGAGGCAGAGCTCGTCGACGCGGTGCGCGCCGCGGACGACGCGGGCGAGCCGCTGCTCGTCGTCGGCGGAGGCTCGAACCTGCTCGTCGCCGACGCGGGCTTCGACGGGGTCGTCGTCCGCGACACGCGCTCGGGCATCGAGGTGCCGGACCACTCGGCGTGCGCGGGCGTCACGTACACGGTGCCCTCGGGGACGCCGTGGGACCACGTCGTCGAGCACGCGGTCGCGCACCGCCTCGTCGGCGTCGAGGCGCTGTCCGGGATCCCGGGCTCCACCGGGGCGACACCCGTGCAGAACGTCGGCGCGTACGGCCAGGAGGTCTCCCAGACGATCTCGACGGTCCGCGTCTGGGACCGGGGCAGCGCCCGCGTCCGCACGCTCCCGCTCGTCGACCTGCGCTTCGGCTACCGCTCGTCGCTGCTCAAGCGCTCGATGCGCAGCACCGACCCGGCGGACCCCCGCGCGCCGTGGAGCCCGACCCCGCGCTACGTCGTGCTCGACGTGACGTTCCAGCTGCGGCAGGGCACGCTCACCCGCGCCGTCGAGTACCCCGAGCTCGCGCGCGCCCTCGGCGTCGCCGTGGGGGAGCGGGCGCCGATCACGGACGTGCGTGCCGCGGTCCTCGAGCTGCGGGCCCGCAAGGGCATGGTGCTCGACCCCGCGGACCACGACACGTGGAGCGCCGGGTCGTTCTTCACCAACCCCCTGCTCGACGCGCAGGCCGCGGCCGCCCTGCCCCCGGACGCGCCGCGGTTCGCGGCGGGCGACGGCCTGACCAAGACGAGCGCCGCCTGGCTCATCGAGCACGCGGGCTTCACCAAGGGCTTTGGCGGGCCGGGGCCCGCCGCGCTGTCGTCCAAGCACACGCTCGCGCTCACCAACCGGGGGGGAGCCCGAGCCGAGGACCTCGTCGTCCTCGCACGCGAGGTGCGCGACGGCGTGCGTGCCGCCTTCGGCGTCGAGCTCGAGGCCGAGCCGGTCCTGGTCGGCGTCCGCCTCTGA
- a CDS encoding FAD-dependent oxidoreductase, with product MTQDGYDVVVVGAGATGSATAWALARRGRRVLLLDGAHDDPAHGRDLVRPGHADVARCRLALLSHQWWNVLENEAGERLLEPTGCVEHGPVEALRPLVETLLVAEVPFEYLTGPEAEQRWPGMRFDDRAVVQAAAGLADVAATLAALRRQAVSHGADLVRGAQVRAVHAGDDGARVELVDGTVLDAPVVVVCAGPATAALAGGLVALPEALTVHETRVRGTRGAVSGPTGWPAFVHRADADAHRSARGALGPDAGYPGLRVRGEPAGDGVVLVHRTEPGAGPAPDAERVAEELAAYAAQCLPGVVLDPDGPWVSNRAVGPVVLDRVGRVVVGVGLGAHGVALAPGAGQLLADLAEDALGVPRPLGDEEDLDRSTFSLATAAV from the coding sequence GTGACGCAGGACGGGTACGACGTCGTGGTGGTGGGGGCGGGGGCGACCGGCTCCGCGACGGCCTGGGCGCTGGCGCGACGAGGACGTCGTGTCCTGCTGCTGGACGGCGCGCACGACGACCCGGCCCACGGTCGCGACCTGGTCCGGCCGGGCCACGCGGACGTCGCGCGCTGCCGCCTGGCCCTGCTGAGCCACCAGTGGTGGAACGTCCTGGAGAACGAGGCGGGGGAGCGCCTGCTGGAGCCGACGGGGTGCGTCGAGCACGGACCCGTCGAGGCGCTGCGGCCGCTCGTCGAGACCCTGCTGGTCGCTGAGGTGCCGTTCGAGTACCTCACCGGCCCCGAGGCCGAGCAGCGCTGGCCGGGCATGCGGTTCGACGACCGTGCCGTGGTGCAGGCCGCGGCCGGGCTGGCGGACGTCGCCGCGACGCTCGCGGCGCTGCGGCGTCAGGCCGTGTCGCACGGCGCCGACCTCGTGCGGGGCGCGCAGGTGCGCGCGGTGCACGCGGGCGACGACGGTGCCCGGGTCGAGCTCGTCGACGGCACGGTCCTCGACGCCCCGGTCGTGGTCGTGTGCGCCGGTCCCGCGACCGCCGCGCTCGCGGGCGGGCTCGTCGCGCTGCCGGAGGCGCTCACCGTCCACGAGACGCGCGTGCGCGGCACGAGGGGAGCGGTGTCCGGGCCGACCGGCTGGCCGGCGTTCGTGCACCGTGCCGATGCGGACGCCCACCGGTCGGCCCGCGGCGCGCTCGGGCCCGACGCCGGCTACCCCGGGCTCCGGGTCCGGGGTGAGCCCGCGGGCGACGGCGTCGTCCTCGTGCACCGCACCGAGCCCGGCGCGGGTCCCGCTCCGGATGCGGAGCGCGTGGCCGAGGAGCTGGCTGCCTACGCCGCCCAGTGCCTGCCCGGGGTCGTCCTCGACCCGGACGGCCCCTGGGTGTCGAACCGGGCGGTCGGGCCCGTCGTCCTCGACCGGGTCGGGCGCGTCGTCGTCGGCGTGGGGCTCGGGGCGCACGGTGTCGCCCTCGCCCCGGGTGCCGGCCAGCTCCTGGCCGACCTGGCCGAGGACGCCCTCGGCGTCCCCCGCCCTCTGGGCGACGAGGAGGACCTGGACCGCAGCACGTTCTCGCTCGCGACGGCCGCCGTCTGA
- a CDS encoding LacI family DNA-binding transcriptional regulator, producing the protein MSRQRPTLADVASAAKVSVSTASLAFSGAGPIAAATRQRVLDAAVELGYSGPNPLGRQLRRGRSGIVGVVVGDALKRSFRDPVSVQFLDGLVGTLGSLGLGVLLVPGPSDPSQPAVDPLVESAAMDVAVVMWGGTSDHPVQDVLQRRGIPTVVVEGRREEGVVTVGIDDRNGMAEATRHLLALGHERIAVVTLPFDASRREGIVPPERLSQIDWEITRRRLAGVTDTGLRPTAVYETPASLVEHGHAAGLELLRGDDRPTAVVCHSDLLASGVVLAARELGLRVPQDVSVAGFDGLDLPWLAPDVLTSVAQPLADKGAAVAHAVEDLLAGETPVHRELPVTLRVGTTTGPAPA; encoded by the coding sequence CTGTCGCGTCAACGCCCGACCCTGGCGGACGTCGCCTCGGCCGCGAAGGTCTCGGTCTCCACGGCGTCGCTCGCGTTCTCCGGCGCCGGCCCCATCGCCGCCGCCACCCGTCAGCGCGTGCTCGACGCCGCCGTCGAGCTCGGCTACTCCGGCCCGAACCCGCTCGGGCGCCAGCTGCGCCGCGGGCGCTCCGGGATCGTCGGCGTCGTCGTGGGCGACGCGCTCAAGCGCTCGTTCCGCGACCCCGTCTCCGTCCAGTTCCTCGACGGGCTCGTCGGCACGCTCGGCTCGCTCGGGCTCGGCGTCCTGCTCGTCCCGGGGCCGAGCGACCCGTCCCAGCCGGCCGTCGACCCACTCGTGGAGTCGGCCGCCATGGACGTCGCGGTCGTCATGTGGGGCGGGACGTCCGACCACCCCGTGCAGGACGTGCTGCAACGCCGCGGCATCCCGACCGTCGTGGTCGAGGGCCGCCGCGAGGAGGGCGTTGTCACGGTCGGGATCGACGACCGCAACGGCATGGCCGAGGCGACCCGCCATCTGCTCGCGCTGGGGCACGAACGCATCGCCGTGGTCACGCTCCCGTTCGACGCGTCCCGCCGCGAGGGGATCGTGCCTCCTGAGCGCCTGTCCCAGATCGACTGGGAGATCACGCGACGACGACTCGCCGGCGTGACCGACACCGGCCTGCGGCCGACCGCCGTCTACGAGACGCCGGCGTCGCTCGTCGAGCACGGCCACGCGGCTGGCCTCGAGCTCCTGCGCGGCGACGACCGCCCGACCGCCGTCGTCTGCCACTCCGACCTGCTCGCGTCCGGCGTCGTCCTCGCGGCCCGCGAGCTGGGCCTGCGCGTCCCGCAGGACGTGTCGGTCGCCGGGTTCGACGGGCTCGACCTGCCCTGGCTCGCCCCCGACGTGCTCACCAGCGTGGCCCAGCCCCTCGCCGACAAGGGCGCCGCGGTCGCGCACGCCGTCGAGGACCTGCTCGCGGGCGAGACGCCCGTGCACCGCGAGCTGCCCGTGACGCTGCGCGTCGGCACCACGACCGGACCCGCCCCCGCCTGA
- a CDS encoding amino acid ABC transporter permease, translating to MTSSPAAAPARSGWTPSEHQRARDAYRRSRARRSTAVAVVSTVALTAVAVLGLVSSPGWPRVRASFFDADVARAALPAVLEGLWLNVRVMAVSAVLIVVVALALALARTLRGPVFFPLRAFATGYVDVFRGLPLILVLLLVGFGLPGLRLQGIPTSAVLLGGLALVLTYSAYVAEVFRAGIESVHPSQVAAARSLGLTRGQAMRHVVLPQAVRRVVPPLLNDLVALSKDSGLISILGAIDAVRAAQIETARYANFTPYVVAGVLFVILTIPLTRFTDALARRSGWLGAQGALAGGGALR from the coding sequence GTGACGAGCAGCCCGGCGGCGGCGCCCGCACGCAGCGGCTGGACGCCGTCGGAGCACCAGCGCGCCCGGGACGCCTACCGGCGGTCCCGGGCGCGCCGCTCGACGGCCGTCGCGGTCGTCTCGACCGTCGCGCTGACGGCCGTCGCGGTGCTCGGGCTCGTGTCGTCCCCGGGCTGGCCACGCGTGCGCGCGTCGTTCTTCGACGCCGACGTGGCGCGGGCGGCGCTGCCCGCGGTGCTCGAGGGCCTGTGGCTCAACGTGCGCGTCATGGCGGTCAGCGCCGTGCTCATCGTGGTCGTCGCGCTCGCGCTCGCGCTGGCCCGCACGCTGCGCGGCCCGGTGTTCTTCCCGCTGCGTGCGTTCGCCACCGGGTACGTCGACGTGTTCCGCGGCCTGCCGCTCATCCTCGTGCTGCTGCTCGTCGGCTTCGGCCTGCCGGGGCTGCGGCTGCAGGGCATCCCGACGTCGGCGGTGCTGCTCGGCGGGCTGGCGCTGGTCCTCACCTACTCGGCGTACGTGGCCGAGGTGTTCCGCGCCGGCATCGAGTCGGTGCACCCGTCCCAGGTCGCCGCGGCACGGTCCCTGGGCCTGACCCGCGGGCAGGCGATGCGGCACGTCGTCCTGCCGCAGGCCGTGCGCCGCGTCGTGCCGCCCCTGCTCAACGACCTCGTCGCGCTGTCCAAGGACTCGGGCCTCATCTCGATCCTCGGCGCGATCGACGCGGTGCGGGCCGCGCAGATCGAGACCGCGCGCTACGCCAACTTCACGCCCTACGTCGTCGCGGGCGTGCTGTTCGTGATCCTCACCATCCCCCTCACGCGGTTCACCGACGCGCTCGCCCGCCGGTCCGGCTGGCTGGGCGCGCAGGGCGCGCTGGCGGGCGGCGGGGCGCTGCGATGA
- the rpmG gene encoding 50S ribosomal protein L33, with protein MASKSADVRPKITLACTECKERNYITKKNRRNDPDRLEMKKFCPRDNRHTVHRETR; from the coding sequence ATGGCCAGCAAGAGCGCGGACGTCCGCCCGAAGATCACGCTCGCCTGCACCGAGTGCAAGGAGCGGAACTACATCACGAAGAAGAACCGTCGGAACGACCCCGACCGGCTCGAGATGAAGAAGTTCTGCCCGCGCGACAACCGCCACACGGTCCACCGCGAGACCCGCTGA